In the Mesorhizobium sp. M1D.F.Ca.ET.043.01.1.1 genome, CCAGTCGGCGATCGATTCCTCCGGATAGACCTCGAACACCTTGTCTTGTCTGCCGATTACCGGTTCGACCCAGTTCGCCTTGTATTTCAGCATCAGGTGGACCTTTTCCGGCGGTTTCGGCAGGTCGCTGTCGATCGCTGACGCGAAGGGGTGGACGAGGTCCGGCCAGGTCGGATCGTAGAGCCAGAGCGCGGCGCCGCACTTCCTGCAGAAATTGCGCTCCCCGGTCGAGACCTCGCAATGCGGATGCTCGTCATCCTCGATCTCGGCGCGAAAGACG is a window encoding:
- a CDS encoding GFA family protein, yielding MPVLLKGSCRCGAVAFEVESHTPVPFMLCYCSICRKQQGGGGFAINLGADYETMNIRGKRSLGVFRAEIEDDEHPHCEVSTGERNFCRKCGAALWLYDPTWPDLVHPFASAIDSDLPKPPEKVHLMLKYKANWVEPVIGRQDKVFEVYPEESIADWHKRTGMWVD